CCAAACAGGATCAGGAAAAACCTATACAATGGTTagttaaagaaaaatatttccattttaaataaaatcatattttCTTTGTTGTATGTGCTAAGAAGCTCTTTTGTTATATTCAGACGGGGCCTAAGAATATCACAGAACAAAGTCAAGGAGTAAACTATAGGGCTTTAGGCGATCTATTCCTTCTCGCAGAGCAAAGAAAGGATACCTTCCACTATGATGTGTCTGTACAGATGATCGAGATATACAATGAGCAAGTTAGGGATCTCCTAGTTTCTGATGGTGTAAACAAAAGATATCCTTCTCAATATCTTGtgacttatgttttgatgatctttACTATTCCTCTTCTGCATATTGAATGTTTTGCATCAACAAACATTCTTATATTCAAAACTTTTAAGTAACCTTAAGCTATATGATTTTATTATTACACATGTTTATTCTAGAGCATCGTGCTTAAGCTTCCTGAGTTCCTTAACCCATAATTACATTAGAAATCCGTAGTGCTTCTCAAGGACTAACTGTACCAGATGCAAGCTTGGTTCATGTAACTTCAACTTGCGACGTTATTGATCTGATGAATTTGGGGCAAAAGAATCGTTCAGTGGGTGCAACAGCACTCAATGACCGCAGTAGCCGCTCCCACAGGTTTGAATGCAGAACCTTCTGTTTTACTTTCTAGATTCTTTGAAAGAAACTTGTCGTGGAGATGCTGACTCTATCAGTGTATCTGGTTTTGAATGTGCAGTTGCCTAACTGTTCATATTCAGGGACGAGACTTGACTTCTGGAGCTATTCTTCGTGGTTGTATGCATTTGGTTGATCTTGCAGGAAGTGAGAGAGTCAACAAATCTGAAGTAACAGGAGATAGGCTTAAGGAGGCTCAGCACATTAACAAGTCTCTTTCAGCTTTGGGTGATGTTATCTCTGCCCTTGCCCAAAAGAATGCACATGTCCCATACCGTAACAGCAAACTTACTCAGCTACTGCAAGACTCACTAGGTAGGATATAAGTTTAAATGATGAAATTTGATTGTTCTTGCGACTCTTCTCTTTCTGTATAATAAAGATTGGTTTTTTTGGGATGTGACTTTATTGTAGGAGGGCAAGCCAAAACTCTGATGTTTGTTCACATAAGCCCTGAACCTGAAGCTGTAGGAGAAACAATTAGCACACTTAAATTTGCAGAACGTGTTTCTACTGTTGAACTAGGCGCTGCACGAGTAAATAAAGACTCTGCAGATGTCAAAGAGCTCAAAGAACAGGTATTcaattttttctcctttttccttttatccttTCATATTGCTTTTGTTCCGAATCTAAGTTGGTTTGTGCTAAAGAACGATATCGTTGTTTTATCAGATTGCAACTCTTAAAGCTGCCTTGGCAAAAAAAGAAGAGGAGTCAGTTCCCATGCAGCATATAATGAGCAGTCCATGTAACATGCAGCCATCGCCCTTTCAATCTAATCCACAGAAGAGAGAGAAATTGGCCGATTCACACATCCAGAGGAGACCGATGGACGATGTAGGCAATATAGAGGTAGAATCTCTGGACTTGGTTGTCTCTCTAAGTGCATTTGTAGCAAAATGCAAACTCGTGAATGGAAGAATAATTTGTTGAGTTCTATTAGTGTTTCGTGGTGTTTTAGCTCAAACAATAAATAGATAAGGCAATACTTGGAAGCAGTAGCTGAGTCAGGATGTGTCAAAATTTAAAGAAGTAAATACACAAATAAGTCAAGGGGATTCAATACATAGTGTGTggggtgtatatatatatatatatataaattaattcTTACCTATCTAAACAACGTAGTTTTCCGGCGAAGAGGTATCAGTTGACACTCCTTGGACTTGGAGCTATGTGGCTCCGCCCCTGCTCGGAAGAGCATGAGATTGGAATATGTTTATACCAAAACTAGAGCGTAAGACGCTGTTAGTAAAGTTTTTTAGGAGCATCCATTTTGATGCATGCGGTTGTAATCTGCAAGAGTTTGCTTTTGACATCTACTAAGTTGCAGGTATCAAGTAATTCTGCTTTCAGACAAAAGACGCAAAGCTTTGACCTTGATGAGTTACTAGGAAATTCCCCTTCCTGGCCACCGGTCAACAGTCCTTGTGAAAACTATGTGGGATATGATAAAGACATGGGCACAGGTGAGTGGGTAGACAAAGTCATGGTGAACAAACAGGACTCTATCAATGGAGTGGGAAAACCCTTTGTATGTTGGGAATCTGAAAAAGGCATGTCTGATGTCTTTGCTCAGAAATATCGTTCGGAATCATCTAAATTATTATGCCAAGAAAAATCGAGTAATCTTTTCCCATTGAGTGACCACTTTGACATTACTCCTGCTGATGATCTTGAAGAATTTGATGCCACGACCAGTGATTCGTCTGAGCCAGATTTGCTTTGGCAATTCAATAATTCCAAACTGAACAGCTTCACCAATGGGAATGAGTCACAGATCCAGAGACCAAATGCAAAGCATGTAAAGAGCCCAGAAACAAGGTattctcattttcattttttttttgtgatttatttgcacttcaagaataacataataagtagttaatcaatcaatcaactgTATTTCAATCCCCAAACTAGCAAGGGTCGGTTATAAGAATCCTCAATATCTGTTCTACTCTATTCGGGCTCATTTATCTTTAACATTTTGTTTGCTGACTGTGGCAGGAACATGGTTTACAAAGGAGGGCCTTCGCCATCACGAAAGACAAATGGAATTGGGCACACACCTCTACGGAATGGGAGGCAGGCCGTGCCAACTGAAATGAAGCGAAAAGCAGGAAACAGGAAGTAGGGATGTGAGCTAAGCTGCTTCcaattcttttattattattattattatttttttttctttctgttattatgagagTGAGTGAGAGAGTTGTTTTACTTTTTCTAACACAGAGTCTTTGGCCTATATgatttttttcacttcaaaatgtGTATTTTGAGCATGTGAAAGAGGCAATAATTCCATTGCGTGTAATGTTCACATCATTAGATTTGTAGAGTTCCAGTTTGTTGGAAACCTTGGTAAGTAGCAATATGAAGATCCTTAAAGGCTGTTCTACTATGACATTTTTTGGCACATTTGAGGATTCGACATGTACAATTTGCACATATTCGATAGTTTGATTGTCTTCCATTTTTTATAGTAGAAAACCAAAGTTCATTATGAAtccattattttttttttcttattcttacTTTTGTTGATGTCCTGGCTGTACAGATTATAATCACCCGTCCCTTAAGTTAATAGTGGGAAACAATTTTGTCCAAGGTATGTTTAATGATGATATTATTGATATCAATGAAGACAAAAGTAGATTAAAGACAGATTATTAAGAGTTGGGATCACAAGCAAGCAAAATTGAACAAAACTCTGATCTACAAGGGGGGAAAATCAGTAATTGAAATTGCAATGTTCAAGTTCGGATTCCAGTGACCTCATGATCACCGTTAAACTTAACTAGTTAATTAAGTATGTGGCGCGAAATTTCATGTCCTTAAAAATAGTGATCTACTCCCTCCGTTCATCTTTATTTGTCCTGGACTATTCACGCCTCTTAAGAAATAATAATTGTAGTATATATTTTACCATATAACCCCTTATAATGATAGCGTTTTAAAACGTCATGAGAACTAATTTGGGGAATAAGTAATTAATAATAAgagtaaaataagaaaaaagaatttGGTTTTCTCTTGATTTAATATAGTGGATACGTAAAagtgaaaatatatttttagtaagtaaaagtgaacggagggagtaatatgtTTCACAAGGTAATAACCTGTGATTCGTCCTAATTAATTTATTTTGGGTTGTCTCAATTAACTTTTTCACTCACTTAAACCATAAATAAACATATGTACCCAACACATCCTAATACAAATCCTAACAAGGAAGGCTATAAAGTGCATGAAACTTGTGGAAGGAAGGCAGTGACCACATAAGCCCTACCTCCTTGGATCACCACACGACTTGTTACAATTTGTGGGTAACATTTTGTTTCGGAAGTCCAAACATTTGCTAAAAGTAGTATAGTAGTAACATTTGTACTGTCATGTTAAATTTAAGATGAGAAACAAGGTCTAGACTCTAGAACCTTCTCCTGACTCAGCTTCCTTCCACTGCAGGGCCAGGCTCATGTTATTTTTGTGGGGTTCGCAACTTCACTTAGTTTCTCTACCTTTTGGACGAAACacatgattatatatatatatatagttattaAATTCATTTCTTGCACCCACCAAAACCTTAACAAAAAACAACCTTCTTTTCTTTGTACGCTGAAACCAGGCAGTAGTATAGTATTATATTCACCAAATAAATATCCCCCCCTTTTGTACGCTGAGAAAACGGAAGTTATGTCTAACAACAATGCTACTATTCTGTTCTTGGAATCTGTAAACAAGCCTCAGATTCTGATATTCGCTGTGCTTACAGAAAGCTTGCTCTGGTATTAAttaatttgaaagctaaaatctTCTTGATCTTCATCTTCTGCATGCAGTGCTTAATTTGTCTTATTAATTTATGTGTGTTGTTAAAGAAATTAAATGGCACCCGGATAGATGGATGAAGAAGGATCCTTGCATTAAGGGAGAAGCTAAACATAGATTTCAGCAAGTTCAAGAGGCTTATTCTGGTATGCATCTCAATATAATCTCCCTCCCCACCAAATGCATTTTACATATATATATCACATGCCGATCGAGTTCATAGTGCTCATTTAATTTTTTGTTCTTGCCTAATAGAATGAATTTGTCATTTTGGTTGCGTTCGCGTCGAGTTCAAAACTGCACGTATGAATCATATACCATGTGATTTGTTTGTGTTCTATAAAACTATTGCACTTCTTTGAAAGTTCACCAATCTAGAATTTTGTCAGTCCTCTTTAATTCGGCCCTCTGTCATGTCATGGGAGTCACATCCGATTAGAGGCCAATTAGCATATAAACGTACGGCCGGGTATATTGAGCCCATTATTTTGGACGGAATATGTAAAATATTACTCAAATTTTGACTGACACGTTAGATATTAAACACATAATTTGTAAAGTTTAATGCGTTAATTAATAAAAATTTAAAGCTTGCATGCACCATCAAATTTAATTAAATATATCTTGGATCTGCCGCTGATGAATAGTGTTCGTCTAAGCGTATATGTTACATTGACCTTgtattaattagttaattaatttgcAGTTCTGTCGGACAAGAGGAAGAGATCACTGTATGACACAGGGTTGCTTCACCTCATGGGAGATCGATGATATAGTCAGTTTCTTTCTTCTTCTGTCTTTCCCATTTCAGCTGTAACTTATATGACTAAACTGTGCTTTTGATGCTGCAATTAAAGAAGTAACTGTATTTTATTGTTACTCCTATGTTAACAGGAATTCTGCGAGTTTATGCAAGAAATGATAACAATGATGAAAGCTGAGAAATCTAGTCTAGGGTATTAATCTTCCTTCAGTTTCTGTTATTTATGAACGTGAACAATACATGTCTTTTTGATGCGATTAAAGAGAATATTTTGTAATTGAAACAGGGTGCGAACACCTTCAAGAGCTGTTATTAGACATGCATGACGGGTGATATTGATGAATCCCTTCAACCAAAGCGAAGACGTGTGTGTATATGATCGATTTCAGCCTCTGAAAATGAACAACCTCTTGGTCTTGGTCGGGAGCACTTCACCCCTTTAATTAGTGTGTCTACATGACGCCAATACAGAATACTCTAACAAAAAACATTACTCGTCCATCTATATATGATCCTTGATTATGTATAATctattttgtttattttattccaTTTTCCACTCCATCGATATCTTTGTTTAGTTCTAATAGAGAAGGTGATCTACTCTTGCAATTACTCGGTCAATTTTTCCCAACCAaatgttgggatatatactattaaccatggattttggtttggatatagtatttattatggaaTAACTATTATTTAAGTTTAACAaaattttaaatagatcatatattcgTCTGTGTCCGttacttatatagtagatgatttagtgtatacaATTTAGCTTacacacggaagattaaatcatcggttcttataagtataaagatcATGTTCACAATCTagtgatggaattggacaaaccatcaggaatgattgtagcacaagattaaatataatttatcttgattatgagaatggtttaattccgacttcttgtgctagtacattttgtatgtattgaacggaccaagtagagataattattttataatgacttaataaaataaattctCTAGctattaaatgtacttatactcttaatcttgatataattattattgttgtgtatattatttattgttttgatttactaAAAGGCAAGATTCTTttgtgggtcaatatgcctggtaaattggacaATGATGATATACATcggcgaagtaataattagttgatgtaATTCATGTCTCGGTctagagattgatgatacacctttatgaaagcttataagttttcatgtgtaaaccctgcaggtggattttgtatccgccacatgaaataagttaagcgaaggtctaaaggaaataatcaatgaattaaattgtcagtaatttaatttattcgattagtatctgaatcttaacatggggagttaaataatgTTTAATGAAAGAATTTTGAAATTGCACTGAGGAGTGCAGTtgcgaatttttagtggaataattcgtaatttattatggtAGTATTAATTCGGATATTTGGAATTAAGTCTATAATAGGAAGCCTCGTTAATTAAATATTGAGGTCCCTGCTGTGACCGAATAATTAGGAATTAAATGGAATTATATTTCTTGGTGGAAAAGTAAGACCCAACAGGTTTAGGaaaaggttttaaaccctaaaacctGTGGCTATATAAAGAGGTTTCATTCCATAAGGAGGCTATGTTTTTATATACAGTTTTCCTAGGAGAAACTCGCCCACACGAGTTTCGCTTATTCCGGTCATTATTCGGGTCacacagtagaagactgtggaaCTGAAAGATGATCCCATGGACGTTTTCGCTCTTGCTTGGAGGCTCTTTTCGCGGTCGCTGTCACGCTTCAAGAGATAAGTATCGATCTTGTGATTGATTAAAATCTGTGATTATGTATTGTCTATATTACATGCAAGTGATCCTAACTATTTTTGCTTCCGCTGTTCATACCTGTTTTCCATCACCAAACACGTGATAACTCATCTTTTTCTTCTCTTCCATTTTTTCTTcatttgtcttctttttctttttgtccagAGGGGAATTGAATTACAGTTAAATTGCTTCAAGTGGAAATTAGAAAATTAATCTTCATTGTACTTGCAATCTATTTGTTTCAAcctccatttatttatttatttcttctgAATTATAGTTTGCAGATAAAACACTACAACAATTACTGATATTTTGTTAGGGGTGTAATAGATGtgccctagatccaatctcatatttgataatttgaacatatttttgtgaacattATTTCACTTAAAATATATATGGCAtctgatattcttttatcatagttattattaattgcttgatcaatttaataaggtccttgattaaattttgagacttaccatcgtgatggagatcatgataatgagagtgaaatttcttataatttaatccaaatttgttcttgatcataggattattaatttagacattagtaatccggttagatcaatatttatgtgatcgtctttattggataaagattagttgatctcattaattaaatcacatagatagatgatgcatatagagatatggtcattgaaccgactcattggataatttctaatggttagaattaccataaactgtcaataggatattctcttgaagaatgtgatgtaagagtttccTTTAACCttagatcgtcatagtaattgacaagttatttattgtgctttgatactagacacctatggccctagggcgatagttgaaaggatattggatatgattaaatgcttgtagaattagtgattgatcaagatggaatctgtcaactcttggtaatgagtttaagttccatgttgtcatgaattataaacgaccaaagtaagaccttggccagggcaattgaatgaaaagaagaaaaaaatttcttaggtcattcaatggtcgattatatttgacatgcacacatagttggtcgcctattaggatttgacagttgaaccatatcctagggtgactgagagctataaggacagaaggaaatATTACTTTATTCTTCTACAGGTTCTTGAGAGTAAAatgtatacttcatgctatctGGTCGTTAGGGAGTGTTGCTAGatgccacccttgattagtatattgaaaCGGTCAATTTACTACTGGTTTAGTATTAAatctatggggtcgcacactaacgagtgttctgatctttgctaaaggattaattaacttattatttgacaattgagttaaagaatttaattagtcaaatagataaagttattagtccaaatgaaatattattatattctttgctagcatagaggatataattaatattgtgaacaaattgaaattttttatttggaatagaaattaaatctcttgattaaaatatatatgtaatatatattattaatacttattttatataaaatatgttatataaaatattaataaaaataaagattgttggaaacttattatgtgaAATCCAATTGAAATTTGGTTTCACGTATATAGTCCCAAGAAGGATGTTCGGATAATTCAAGCCATTTGGAATGGGATTTGAATTCTTTATTAGGAGAAACTAATAAGTTAGATTCCAATGTTTGGAATTGAACTTCATGGAAAGTCCATGAAAGTCGTCACTGAAGTTACCCGTTTAGAATGGGATTTTGATTTTCCTTAAAAATATTCCATcaagtttatttttggaataaacttttaCCTTAAGTAAATCGTTACCTCAACCAAATAAGAAAAAAGGGTTTATAAGTGATGCTATATATAAAAGGTGATGAAGAAAATTTGTGGGACTAAGTCTTGAGAAGAAAaatcactttgtgaaagtgagagtgcaatacaaagccaagagagaaaatacaattacaagaaaagcaTTTCTTGTTCTTTtaatttgagttgagatttttgagaaaaatttcagcataaatttttcgttcaatttgttcgcgggtttcattgatcaaagagttgatagcaaggatcggtctcggtgtggatacacatagagtcttcgcactattgaagaaattttgaaacgagactctcttcaccaggtatGTCTTAGATCCGattttgacatgtaaataaattttaaacacgaacgGATCttcctaggattgttattgtcttccgctgcgtgttacgaacacatATATGCAATACTatagtggtatcagagccatgatTTCTcgtgtctaaaatttatttacgaaatattttaagattatatttgaagagttcaaaccATAATACTTTTGTCATGTGCAATAGTCAAATTGTTTGAATACATATggattgatattattttattgtgcataaaatatgtatacatataaattaaactattgagatagttcttaacttaaatttaaaattttgtattagatacgACGGTAATCTATAGTAGGTTATTAGATTCTactgttattttaattgttattagttcatgagatgttaattaatattaatattctggcATGGATTCTTTTTATGTGATATATATGATAAACATGTTAGAAGTATGTTGGATTTTGTTTTTATGTCACATG
This genomic stretch from Nicotiana sylvestris chromosome 9, ASM39365v2, whole genome shotgun sequence harbors:
- the LOC104232773 gene encoding kinesin-like protein KIN-14I, which produces MAAYGALSEVEDVLQQHGNNPSKNLDLVDARKAEEAAIKRYQAAAWLRKIVGIVGAKNLPAEPSEEEFRLGLRSGMILCNVLNKIQPGAVPKVVESPCDSAVISDGAALSAYQYFENVRNFLVAVQELGIPLFEASDLEQGGKSSRIVNCVLGLKSYSEWKQEGGTGVWKFGGNIKSNASVKQIVRKNSEPFTSSLSRNMYEKPINGASIEAGKNKTASSSLSMLVRAILTDKRPEEVPNLVESVLNKVVQEFEHRVASKIELSKATTDDSTGSCGNKSTLRYTSDSAKVDQRNVIIEKKEDSLPNEELERRYMKQYAIVDQQQSDIKNLKQTLLTTKAGMQFMQMKFHEEMHNIGMHINGLAHAASGYHRVLEENRKLYNQVQDLKGSIRVYCRVRPFLPGQSTCASSVDHIEDGTITISVPSKNGKGRKSFNFNEVFGSCATQGEVFSDTQPLIRSVLDGFNVCIFAYGQTGSGKTYTMTGPKNITEQSQGVNYRALGDLFLLAEQRKDTFHYDVSVQMIEIYNEQVRDLLVSDGVNKRLEIRSASQGLTVPDASLVHVTSTCDVIDLMNLGQKNRSVGATALNDRSSRSHSCLTVHIQGRDLTSGAILRGCMHLVDLAGSERVNKSEVTGDRLKEAQHINKSLSALGDVISALAQKNAHVPYRNSKLTQLLQDSLGGQAKTLMFVHISPEPEAVGETISTLKFAERVSTVELGAARVNKDSADVKELKEQIATLKAALAKKEEESVPMQHIMSSPCNMQPSPFQSNPQKREKLADSHIQRRPMDDVGNIEVSSNSAFRQKTQSFDLDELLGNSPSWPPVNSPCENYVGYDKDMGTGEWVDKVMVNKQDSINGVGKPFVCWESEKGMSDVFAQKYRSESSKLLCQEKSSNLFPLSDHFDITPADDLEEFDATTSDSSEPDLLWQFNNSKLNSFTNGNESQIQRPNAKHVKSPETRNMVYKGGPSPSRKTNGIGHTPLRNGRQAVPTEMKRKAGNRK